DNA from Candidatus Woesearchaeota archaeon:
GTCGCGAAAGCTCTTGCAAAAAAGCATGATGTCACGGTTATTACTTCGTGGCGCGTCGGCATGCCGCGGCAGGAAACGATTCAGGAAATCGCGGTGCATCACGTCGGCCCACACCACCCGTATACGAACGTAGGTGCAGTCATATCACGGCTCCGCTTTGCGCAAGCAGCGTATGCTGCAGCATGTCGATTTGGAAAAGAAAAAAAGTTTGACGTGATTGATGGATACAATTTTGTTTGTTATCTTCCAGCGTATTCCGCAGCAAAAAAAATCGGCGCAAAAAGTATTGCGACGTACCATGAAGTGTGGCTGGGTGCGTGGATAAAAAACAAAGGAATTCTCACCGGCAGTCTGGGAAGTATGTGGGAACGTGCCGTCCTGAAAAAAGCATGGGATCGGATTGTTTCAGTGAGCGCGTACACGAAAAAAAAGCTGGAACAGCACACGCAAAGCCCGATAACAATTATTCCGAATGGAGTGGTGATTAGTGCAGAAAAAACACCTGCGCCAAAACAAAAACAGCCGACCATTTGTTTTGTCGGCCGGCTCACGCCGCAGAAGCGTGTCGATGATCTGCTTGAGGCACTCGCACTATTGAAACAACATAAAAAACTGAAAAACGTGCGCTGCATCATCGTCGGCACCGGACCTGAAGAGGCGTCGCTGAAACAAAAAGCACGCCAGCTCGGCTTGGAAAATGTCTCATTTCGTGGTTTTGTAAAGGAGCAAAAAGAGGTGCAAAAAATAATTGGCACCAGCCACCTGCTCTGCAATCCAAGCATTCTCGAAGGGTTTGGCATGGTGCTCATTGAGGCCATGGCGCACGGCACGCCGTATGTGTGTTCAGACATTGACGTGTTCAAGGAAGTAACAAAAAATGGAAAAGGCGGCCTGCTGTTCGAGCAGAAAAATACGGCAGACCTTACCGAAAAAATAGCGGTTCTGCTAACTGATGAAAAAAAGTATGCGGCAAAAGTAAAAGAAGCGCGTGCACTGGCACAGGAGTATGATTGGAAACGCA
Protein-coding regions in this window:
- a CDS encoding glycosyltransferase family 4 protein, producing the protein MNICIITEYFSTADGTATGGVEARAFHVAKALAKKHDVTVITSWRVGMPRQETIQEIAVHHVGPHHPYTNVGAVISRLRFAQAAYAAACRFGKEKKFDVIDGYNFVCYLPAYSAAKKIGAKSIATYHEVWLGAWIKNKGILTGSLGSMWERAVLKKAWDRIVSVSAYTKKKLEQHTQSPITIIPNGVVISAEKTPAPKQKQPTICFVGRLTPQKRVDDLLEALALLKQHKKLKNVRCIIVGTGPEEASLKQKARQLGLENVSFRGFVKEQKEVQKIIGTSHLLCNPSILEGFGMVLIEAMAHGTPYVCSDIDVFKEVTKNGKGGLLFEQKNTADLTEKIAVLLTDEKKYAAKVKEARALAQEYDWKRIAAQVEKVYQEVVGA